The Stigmatella aurantiaca genome includes the window CGGGTGTCTCTTTCAGCTCAGTGGGTTCGCGAACCAGCGAAGGACCATGTCCAGTTCCAGGGGGGAGAGATCCCGCGTCACGGGCATGAACCCCGGGTGCGCCATTGGCAGGGTCATCACGGAGCGGATACGGGCGGCGTTGTTCTTCACGGTCTCGTAGTCGCTGAGATCAATCAGGCTCCGCATCGCGGGATAGAGGCGTGCGTACTGCGTGAAGATGCTGGAGATGTTCGCGGACCACGTGGGGGACGCGACATAGGGCGAGTTCTCGAACACGAGCAGCGTCAGGGGCTGGCCCCCGTTGGGCCCCAGCGTGTCCATCGAGCCATCGTGCACGAACAGGTAGAGCTGGCAGTTGAGCGCGCTGCGACGCTCCTCGTTCTGCTGGGGGCTCAGGTCGTTCGCGGTGAAGTTCAGCGTGGCGCGGCCGTTCGAGTCTGTCTGCACCTGCGAGGGAAAGGTGATCGCCGACATGGGCGTGTTGTTGATGTCGTAGAACTTACCTTCCTCGTTCTTGAACTGGTACTGATTGATGGCCGTCCGGATGCCAATCGTCTGCTGGACGGCGGGTTTGCCGAACACCGTGGCCACCAGCGGCACCTGGGCGGTCGAGGTCACCTCCGTGCCACTAATCGAGGAAGAGGACCACGCCGGTGCACCCTTCTGCATCCGGAGCGCATTGAAATCCAGCGAGGCGAAGAGGCCGTTGTTGTTCTCCGCAAGCGCGATCGTCGCTCCGGACGCCTTGAGGGGCTTGTCGTTGGGAACCGCGAGGCCCTCCTTGAGCGAGCGGGCGTCCAGCCCGGTCACCGCGCCCTGCAACGCTGCGGGCGGGTTGATCTGCAACGCCACCGGCGCGTTGGCGAGCGCCTGGAGCTGCTGCGGGGTGAGCGCGATGTCGAGGATGCCGGCCGTCGTGGTGTAGACCTGTGCGAACTGTCCGGGGCTGCTGAAAACGGCGCCGATCGTGAGGTTCGCCCCGTCCGGATCGATGACGGCGTTGACCGTGCCGAGGTCGACGAAAGGGCCCCCATAGGGCGCCGAGGTTGGAATCGAGTTGCCCAGGTCCAGGCTGAGATAACCGTTGTTGATTTGAAAGGGCGCGGGGTTGAGCGGCGGATTGTTGGAGCCGTAGGACTGCTGCACCAGCGCGGCCCCTCCCCACATGCGGCGCTTCGCGAGCACGTGGGCGGGCTCACCGGGGAAATACGGCCCGATCGTGCCCACCATGCGGCCCGTCGCGAAGTCCGGTGAAGTGAGCGTCCCCTGATAGCCGTCCAGGACGATCTTGATCGACAGCGCGCTGGGGCTCAGGGCGTAGAGCTTCTGCAAGACCGGAGACTTCGTGCCCGCGATTCCCTGCCACTGCACCTCATCGAGGACCGACTGGTACATGGCGCCGGCCGAGGTGATTCCTCCCGCGCCGCCCCCGGAGACGCGCACCCACAGATCGATGATGGTCATCGGCCGGATGACGCCGGTGAGTGACGCGCCATCGCTGGTGGTGAGGGACACCGCCAGGCCGACGATCATCGAGCGGGCTTGCTGATCCGGATCGAGATCCACGAGCCGCCCGTACTGGGGCGTCGGCGGCCCTCCGGTGACGACGCTGAGGATCTGCGCGCCGATGAGGCTGTCCTGCGCGCTCGAGGTGACGATCGTCCCGAGCTGGGTGCAGGCCGCGGTGACGCTCGTGTTCTGAACCTTGAAGAAGGCCTGCCCTTTCTCGTTCCACCAGACCGAGTTGGGGTTCGTGTCGATGGGAGGGTTGTTGTTGTACTGGGCCTCCAGGCTGTAGTTCTCGGTGGAGTTGTTGATGGTCGAGGGATCGGTCCGGAACTGGCCGCTGAAGTGGAACCTCGGGGGATCCATGTAGCTCATGAGCAACTCCTGGAATGAGGAAGGACTGTCTCAACTGTGCTTCGTGCCGCGCCGCACCGCCCAGAGCGCGAGCCCGGGGAGCAGGACGATCCCGGCGAACAGCACCAGGAATGAGCCGAACCGCACGGCGGAGGCCCCCACGGCCGCGTAGGTGGCGCAGATGCCCAGGTTGGCCAGGGCGGTGGTCCCGAAGAAGCGCCGCAGCGGCATGCGGCTGACGCCCGCGAAGACGACGGAGGACTCCGCCAGCACGGGCACGCCCCGCAGGACGAGCAGGAACCAGTGCCCATGGCGTCCGGACAGCCCGGCCAGCCGCCGCACCTCGGCCTCGCCCGCCATGCGCCGCAGGGCGGCCTCTCCCGCCCTGGCGCCCAGCAGGTAGCCCAGCCCGCAGCCCACCATCATCCCGGCCCAGCAGGCCAGCATGCCGCGCCAGAAGCCCAGCAGCGCCCCCGCCGCGGTGCCGAGGAG containing:
- a CDS encoding TVP38/TMEM64 family protein, whose protein sequence is MRPFPERLDAKRAAVGWTLFCGLLLAAILVPFFLFGERLEAATRAFLDARPPDGQVALVLGGLLAADLVLPVPSSLLGTAAGALLGFWRGMLACWAGMMVGCGLGYLLGARAGEAALRRMAGEAEVRRLAGLSGRHGHWFLLVLRGVPVLAESSVVFAGVSRMPLRRFFGTTALANLGICATYAAVGASAVRFGSFLVLFAGIVLLPGLALWAVRRGTKHS